From Caretta caretta isolate rCarCar2 chromosome 16, rCarCar1.hap1, whole genome shotgun sequence, the proteins below share one genomic window:
- the DPM2 gene encoding dolichol phosphate-mannose biosynthesis regulatory protein, translated as MATAMDQLVGFGLVAFSLLLFVYYTIWIIILPFIDSDHGIHKFFLPREYSVTIPVIAGLLLVLFVGVFVMIVMWKNRKPAKKSD; from the exons ATG GCCACAGCAATGGACCAACTGGTTGGATTTGGCTTGGTAGCCTTTAGCCTCCTTCTTTTTGTTTACTACACCATCTGGATTATTATACTG CCCTTCATTGACAGCGATCACGGGATTCATAAGTTCTTCTTGCCCAGGGAGTATTCGGTTACCATTCCTGTGATCGCAGGGCTCCTTCTGGTGCTGTTTGTAG GGGTTTTTGTAATGATTGTGATGTGGAAGAACAGAAAACCTGCAAAGAAATCAGACTGA